The following DNA comes from Brassica oleracea var. oleracea cultivar TO1000 chromosome C5, BOL, whole genome shotgun sequence.
AAGATTTTTTGGTTTCCCTGATTGGATTCGACTTTTAAGCTATGATACAACGATTTTTTGGTTTCTCTTATTGGATTCGACATATGTTAAGCTATAAACTACGATCTTCTTATTAACATTTATAATCTTTGTATCTAATTGATTGATTAACCTTCAGAGATCGAAAGGTTGAAGAAGCTACATACATAATCGTTAAAAAACTTCGTTGACCAGGTATTATTAACTTCTTGAAGTTTTTCTACCTATCTGTTTCTTACTGTTGAGGTATTGATTCTCTTAAACAATAACATGAAGCTTGAGCATCGAACTAATTGCCACGTCCAGAGAAGTATTTCGCGGACTGTCTACTGATGGAACAAGAAGAGACAACTGACATTTACAACAAACTTGGATTCGACTTCAGTCTCTGAAGAAGAACTGTAAGATTATCTTCTCCTTAATAACTCAACAAGCATTTAGACAGTCCTCTCTTGAGATTTTCAAGTTTGGTTTTCGGTTTCATTAGCACGATTTAGAGCTTCACATTACTTATTTAGTCAGTCTGTTGCATCGCTAATTGCAGGACACTTTATATTCTTTGCACTGGTTATAAATAGCCAGGCGCTTGAAGATTCTGTATGTAGCTTCGGTACCCACATTTTCACTAGCTGAGAATGAGGTAATATTTGGGTCCTATCTTCTTAATTAGCTTTAATTATCTTAGGAGAGCAAAAATGTCTTTAGCCTATTTAGAGAAGCCCAAATATATTGTTGATTTAGTTAAGCCCATATATATATCAGATTCTCTTCTGTTGAAGAGTGGAAAGGTATATAATATTGTTTCAATTTGTGGAAAACTATTACTCGCATAACATATTAATAAGATCAAAATTCTTTGTAGGTGCTTACTCCATATCTAGCGGGTATAATTCAACCCATATTTTTCTCAACCCAACACTTGAATTTATTGAGGAGTTCAAAGCAAGGTACGTCTCCTGCGTCTTACGTTCCAGACCTATTGAGGAGTTCAATACATCTAGATTTTTATTTTAATTTTTGAACGTCATTTTTAACTGAAACGTTTTTAAATTATGTGTGATTATTTGATTTGGCAGTCTTCCTGTGCAGTCTCCCTGATGATTCACTTGCTCTTACAAACAACGATAGTAGCCAATGGTCTGTTGGTACTGCTACATCTATTCGTGCCAGGTTTTTTGTTCTTAATGAGAGGCTAACCATAAGAGAGATCATTGATAGTACTCTGGTATATAGACTACACCCTTCACTTTTTAATTTTTTACACATGAGTATACTCCATGTGTTATCAATGCTTTTAACATATTGTCATTGACGAATAGGTTGGCACTTTTGTCACTCTGGAGACTATTGAAACAATTGATACTGAACGTGGCTGGCAATATTTAAGTTGCAAATACCACAACAAAAAAGTGATGCCTACAACCAATGTTGATGACAATGACCGACCCTTATTCTTCTGCAATACATGTGATAAAGAACACATTGATGTCATTTCCAGGTATTGTGCGGGTTAGATATGCACACATTTTAGTTAGGTAGATCGTCATGGAAATAGTCTGTGACGTTTATTTATTTTTCTTTTCAGGTTCAAATTAATTGCTCATGTTAAGGACGACAGCGGTGAGGCTAATTTTCTTTTGTTTGATGCTAATGCTCAACAAATTGTGCGTAATTCTGCCGCTGAACTCTATGACGAGGTACTTTTAGTAATTCCTATTTACATCAATTAACACCATAAATTCTTTTATTGTGTTATCTCTATATAATTGTAGAATGAAGATGAAGACTTCTTACCAGAAGCAGTTAGCGATCTCTTTGGTAAGAGAGTCCTTTTTGAGATTTCATTTGATGCTGATAACATCAAAGGAAAGAGCTCTCAGTATGTTGTTCGATTGGCTACTGATGACCGTGAAATGGTTGAGGAATTTGCTGATTTGCCTCCTAAACCGGTATTACACTGCTTATAATTGCGAATAATTTGATTGTTACATTAGCATAATATTGATTCGATTAAATCTGTCTCTTGCAGGTCCTAATGTTGGAGTCCGCAGATGATATTTCCTCTGGTTCTGGTGGTTTTACAGCAACTCCTTTGTCCAAAAGAAAAAGCGAACAAGATGAAGACAGTTGCCTTAAGGATCAACACTCTGTTAACAAGAAACTCTCTCAAAAGAAACTCAAGGGCGAGTGATCTATCCCATTTTTAAAAAACTGTCATTTCTATTGTTATGGCTGTGTTTTGGCATCATTTTTTTAATTTGGTCTAAGTACCTTTGTCTTTGGTTTTGTTTAAGATTTGGTCTAAGTACCTTTGTTTTTTTTGCTTTTGTTTGGATTAAAACTTTTAAAAGTTCCAATCTAAACCAGATCCCCATTTCTTTGGTTGGCTCTAACATTTTAAGATTGTATTTATGTCGATCGTAACGTTTAAGAATCATTACATTCGTAAAATGATTATCGAACCGATACCCCTTTTTAGGCTTTTATTGGCATAAATACAATCTCAGCCCATTTGAAATACCGAATAACAAAAAAATGTAACCGAAGTTTTACTAATCTTAAAATGATTATCGAACCGATCCCCCTTATTAGGCTTTTATTGGTAGTAATACAATCTCAGCCCATTTGTAATACCCAACTAAAAACCAAATTATGCCCGAATATTATTTAAGCCCATATATTTGTCTATTATTATTATTTTGACTTTGCAGCTGATTTTCTCCTTAATAACTAATACTATTTAGACGATTCTTTGTAATAGCAAGGATTAGACTATTATTTGTAATAACTACTACTTTTTAGACATTTTTTTATTATTTAAGCAAAAATTAATCTTAAAAAGGTTATGCTATTAGATCATAGATATAAAAACAAACACGCAAACTATGGGCTCTTTGTACCGGAAGTGAAAATCGTAAATTATTTAAAACATGTTTTACATGCAACATAAATCGACTTTGGAGGGGAACTATATAAAAACACACACGCAAAATATGATTATATCGGTAAATAAAACTATTAATTGCAAAGGTAAATACAATTAACATATTTTTAATTTATGTATTTCGATAAGTAATGTGAAAAGACACGACTCATCGAAAGTCCGCGATGACATTATAAAGACAGCACTGAAGAATTGTGACCAAAACCTTTCATCTCTCTTCTTCTCCAATTGAGTCTCTCCAACTTTTGGTAAGTTAATTTTCTTTCTCCTTAGTTTTTCCTTTTCAATATATTGCATGTAGATCCATCCGTTTTCTGTATATTTTGTTACCAATTGAATCAAGATTTTTTAGGTTTTGTATCCGTCATGCGTCTTTTTGTTCAAAAACCAGTCCATGATCTTGGTAGGCTTATAATAACTTAGATTCAATGAACTAATCACTTTTAGTTCAATTTTTTAGATTCCTATGTGTAAAAATCAATGAGAATTTAGGAGATCTTATGTGTACAAATGCTTATTATTGATCATTCTAAAACTTATTTCCGCTTAGATAATATAAATTTTATAACCAATACTGTTTATAATAACAGTAAGACCAAGATCTCGCGATGGCATTCAACAAGGACCTTAAACGCAAGTCTCCGATGACTGATGATTACGGTACTTCTCTAGAAGAGGCATTCAAAAATAATATGGAGGGGACGACTGCGCATTACCAAGCCATTCTCTTTATGTACAAGCAATTACATGATGCCGTCATCAAAAAGCATGCTCAAGAACTTGAAGTCGCTCGCATACAAGGTAAACTGGAACTCTTTCACGAACTCTTCAACATGTCTGCATTGAGCGAAGAGAAAGAGAAGCTAGAGTCGGAACTTGTGCTTGCAGAGGCCAAGGCGTCTGATGTGAAGGTTCCTTACATCGATTGGTACAAGTTGAATGAGCCACAGATGTTTGATTAACCTTGTCAATTTCTTGTTTGCTTCAAGTTTAAAACGTTTAATGTTTTTTGATATTATGGTTATGTCTTTCGGAACATATTTTCTAGTTTTTAAAACCAGTTTTTCTTTAAATTTGGTCGGTTATTAAACTAAACTAATTTTGTTATATTATATTATGTCTTTTTATTAGCCTATCTCATTTTTTTTTCTTATTGTTATAGCTTATAATTGGCTTTCATGTTTTGGGTACACATTCGTTTACACATTCTCATTTTTTATTTTTTACTTAAGTAATATTTTAAAATGATACAATAACATAAATAAACAAGATATTCCATTATTTAATAATTTTACATAAAAATATATACTATAATTAAAAATAATAATAATAATATAAAATAAAGATAACATAAAAGGATCTACAGTTGTGTTTCGCTACTGTGAAACGACCTGTTCGGTTTTGGAAAAAAATGTGTTACATGACATCATGACTACATGTACAATTTTACATAACATGATAATTGAGGATGAGCGTGAATTCGATGCACCAACTGAATTATATATCTCGAAAGTTTTCAAATGTTTCCTTCATGCTAATTTTGTTAAATACTTGGGTTTGGGTTTAGGTTTACTGTTTCGGTTTTAAGTCTAAGATTTGGGTTTATTGTATACGATTTGGGATTAGGGTTTAGGATTTAGACCAGTATATATACATTTGGATTTAAAATTAACGGTTTCGATTTAGGGTCTAGAATTTGGATTCAAAGTATACGGTTTGGATTTACGGTATAGGACTTGGGTTTAGGGTATAGGGTTTGGATTTAAGGTTTAGATTTAAGGGTCTAGGGATATATATTTTTGATTTAAAGTATACGATTTGGATTTAGGGTATAGGACTTCAGTTTTGGGTAAAGGGTTTCATCAGTTAGAATTTTGAAATATTTGAATTTCTTTATTTCCATAATTATTTTGTGAAATAAGCTGCCATGAACATAAGAAATGCAAATTAAGTATTTCGTATCACCGAGATAGCACAAACATCAAATGTGCAAAGCCGATAATAAAAATACCATTGATTTATACATGTAATTATACAATATGACATTGAGTCATGATATATATACACCCAAAACCAACTATTAACTAAATGAAACCGAACTTTTATTAAGAATCATTACATTCTTAAAATCATAATCCAACCGATCCCCCTTATTAGGCTTTTATATGCATTAATACAATCACAGCCCATTTAAGTTATCTATCTGAAAACATAGTTATGCCCAAATATAAAGAAGACGGCCTTCAAAACTCGAAACCCTAAATTGATCTTATTGTTTAGTAGCACTCTATGAATCTGCCACCAAAAATTACAAGCCTAGCGTCCTAAAAATTCTTGGCTTAAAATGAAGCCGGGAAAATATAGTTGGTCAATTCCTACCCAGGTATTAGCGAATTCGAGAACCAAATATTTTTGCAATACCAATTTGTTCATCATAAAGGACTATTATTTGTGATCCTATAGGAATTATGCACATTTGATCATGATAAAACTTCATTGTCTTCCTATGGCTATGTAAGTTTTTTTTATTTTATAAAATATTTAGTTTCTATTATACGTTTGGAGTACTTACAAGTCATAAACTGTCGTACAATATGTGACAGATTTACGAAAAAGTTGACAATCATATAGAGAATAAAGTCAATCAGAGGCATCAATATCACAATATGATGAGCTTTACACACGGAGACCAACATTCAGCCAATATCCACGATGACCAAGATAAATCCAAGTTTATGGATTGGATGGAGACTAACAAACAAATACCTCAAGGAGTTTGTAATAGTTCCTTGAACTTGTTGTGCTTAGTGAGCATTTCGAAAGGTTTGGCAGCAAAATATGACAAGGAAATGTTTCTGAAATAGTTGGTGGGATCGGAGTTTG
Coding sequences within:
- the LOC106344772 gene encoding uncharacterized protein LOC106344772, encoding MPTTNVDDNDRPLFFCNTCDKEHIDVISRFKLIAHVKDDSGEANFLLFDANAQQIVRNSAAELYDENEDEDFLPEAVSDLFGKRVLFEISFDADNIKGKSSQYVVRLATDDREMVEEFADLPPKPVLMLESADDISSGSGGFTATPLSKRKSEQDEDSCLKDQHSVNKKLSQKKLKGE